The Setaria italica strain Yugu1 chromosome IX, Setaria_italica_v2.0, whole genome shotgun sequence genome has a window encoding:
- the LOC101772281 gene encoding S-norcoclaurine synthase 1 translates to MAEARTTGSLPVANVQELAAAFNDGGVERQVPERYLSKDPSAEEVVVAGGGGDDSACAIPVIDLRRLIDPRSEEEECAKLASACHHWGFFQLINHGVPDEVIGNLMSDVAGFFKQPLEAKKECSQKADSLEGYGQAFVVSDDQKLDWADMLYLQVQPTESRDMRFWPTRPASFRQSVDAYSSEAAKLAYRLLEFMAKGVGAEPASLRGVFEGQAQGMRVNYYPPCRQAADRVLGLTAHTDPNGLTLLLQMNDDVQGLQVKKDGKWFAVQALAGAFIVNVGDALEIMSNGVFRSVEHRAVIHPTKERISVALFHYPYQDRMLGPLPELVKKGDRLQYGPTDYQDLLKRYFTAKLDGRKHLERFMLEQ, encoded by the exons ATGGCGGAAGCAAGAACCACCGGGTCTCTCCCCGTGGCCAACGTGCAGGAGCTCGCAGCGGCCTTCAatgacggcggcgtcgagcgcCAGGTGCCCGAGAGGTACCTCAGCAAGGACCCTAGCGCCGAggaggtcgtcgtcgccggcggtggcggcgacgacagCGCTTGCGCGATTCCGGTGATCGACCTCCGAAGGTTGATCGACCCgcggtcggaggaggaggagtgcgCCAAGCTGGCATCCGCGTGCCACCACTGGGGCTTCTTCCAG CTCATCAACCATGGAGTTCCAGATGAGGTGATCGGGAACCTGATGAGCGACGTGGCCGGGTTCTTCAAGCAGCCGCTCGAGGCCAAGAAGGAATGCTCACAGAAAGCTGACAGCCTTGAGGGCTACGGCCAGGCCTTCGTCGTGTCTGACGATCAGAAGCTGGACTGGGCTGACATGCTCTACCTTCAGGTCCAGCCCACCGAGTCCAGGGACATGCGGTTCTGGCCTACACGCCCTGCATCCTTCCG GCAGTCCGTAGACGCATACTCCTCGGAAGCAGCAAAGCTAGCGTACCGGTTGCTGGAGTTCATGGCCAAGGGCGTGGGCGCCGAGCCGGCGTCGCTGCGCGGCGTGTTCGAGGGGCAGGCCCAGGGCATGAGGGTGAACTACTACCCGCCGTGCCGGCAGGCGGCGGACCGGGTGCTGGGCCTGACGGCGCACACCGACCCCAACGGCCTGACGCTGCTGCTGCAGATGAACGACGACGTGCAGGGACTTCAGGTCAAGAAGGACGGCAAGTGGTTCGCCGTGCAGGCCCTCGCCGGCGCCTTCATCGTCAACGTCGGCGACGCGCTCGAG ATCATGAGCAACGGAGTGTTCAGAAGCGTTGAGCACAGGGCCGTGATACACCCGACCAAGGAGCGGATTTCGGTGGCGCTGTTCCACTACCCGTACCAGGATCGGATGCTTGGTCCTCTGCCGGAGTTGGTGAAGAAAGGCGACAGGTTGCAGTACGGACCAACGGATTACCAGGACTTGTTGAAGCGATACTTCACGGCGAAGCTTGATGGGAGGAAGCACCTGGAGAGATTTATGTTAGAGCAGTAG
- the LOC101771870 gene encoding protein PFC0760c-like, translating to MAASASATHAAVLAAVVLLLPSLLAPVAVAQPPKGAKAFCISQFAIASQACSILPPSPPDEHHHHDDDDEDDDEHEDDDEHEDDHHDDEHHDRVRVRDRHHHGHRRAAAVSISALIASSNGTRGAVVAGNRTGGHHHGNRTRGGHGRGRRGRLRDGEDDDHHDADDPDHDDDHHEDDDDHHEDDDDHHHDADDPDHDDDHDDDDDDDDDDDDDDHHDEELRAYRDCCRWLKEVQKDCVCEALLRLPPFLVKPQHTYVVRVGRTCQITYRCGGV from the coding sequence ATGgcggcctccgcctcggcgaCTCACGCCGcggtgctcgccgccgtcgtcctcctcctcccgtccctcctcgcgcccgtcgccgtcgcgcagCCGCCCAAGGGCGCCAAGGCGTTCTGCATCAGCCAGTTCGCCATCGCCAGCCAGGCGTGCTCCATCCTGCCGCCGAGCCCTCCCgacgagcaccaccaccacgatgacgatgacgaagacgacgacgagcatgaagacgacgacgagcacGAAGATGACCACCACGACGACGAGCATCATGACCGTGTCCGCGTCCGCGACCGCCATCATcacggccaccgccgcgcggcggcggtcagCATCTCGGCCCTGATCGCGAGCAGCAACGGCACCCGCGGCGCTGTCGTCGCCGGGAACCGCACCGGCGGTCACCACCACGGCAACCGCACCCGCGGCGGGCACGGGCgcggtcgccgcggccgcctgcgggacggcgaggacgacgaccaCCACGACGCCGACGACCCGGATCACGACGACGACCAtcacgaggacgacgacgaccatcatgaggacgacgacgaccaccaccacGACGCCGATGACCCTGACCACGACGACGAccacgatgacgacgacgacgacgatgacgacgacgatgacgacgaccaCCACGACGAGGAGCTCCGGGCGTACCGCGACTGCTGCCGGTGGCTCAAGGAGGTGCAGAAGGACTGCGTCTGCGAGGCGCTGCTGCGGCTGCCGCCGTTCCTCGTGAAGCCGCAGCACACGTACGTggtcagggtcggcaggacgtgCCAGATCACCTACCGCTGCGGCGGCGTCTAG